The DNA window TCGGATACGGCCGAGGCGGATCGCCCGGCGGGCCAGTTGCGTCGCCATCATCTGCATGAAACGACGATCGGCAAAGCAGTCACCCGGGCGGCTCGCCAGGCGAAGATTGAGAAGCATGTAACCTGTCACGCATTGCGGCATAGTTTCGCCACGCACTTGCTGGAAGACGGCAGGGATATTCGCACCATCCAGGAACTGCTGGGACATGCGGATGTAAGCACGACGATGATCTATACCCATGTCAGCACGACCGGAGCGACCGGCGTCGCCAGCCCGCTTGATCGGCTTTAAGCAGGGCTTCTCATTGAGACGGCTTTGCGTTTTCTATTGGCTTAGCTTTTCTGGGGATTCTTGAAACGCTGCGCGGACCGTGCGACGGCTTCGCGCAGAACGCCCTCACTACCGGGGCGAATCGACGGGGACGCTATCCGGCGGCCGTCGAGAGGAAAGTCAACGGGACCCGATCGCGGACTCCATGTCGCTTGCGGAACACTCGCGTTTGGTTTGCCTGCCAGCCGGCGTTTGCCGCTGCGATGGAGCTGGGTGGGCCGCCGTTGCCTGGCGGGAGTGCTTGCGGTACTGTTGGAAAGATGTCGTGCGGCTGAAGGAACGGAGAGGACCCAAGGCGAAGGAAGATCGCCTTTACCGGGGCAATGGCGATGATCGAATTCCAACTCGAACCCGCCTGGTCGAACGCCGTGCTGCGGTCTGCTTGTTCGCTGCTGGCGGCTCTTCCTCTGCTCGCCATGCAGGCTGTTTATCTGGGCGACCTCGACAGCTGGCTCACCGCGCTGTTTGGATATGACGCCATTTATCTAGTCGTGGGATGCGTGGCCGTCGGCTGGGCGGTATTCGCCGCTTTGGAGTGGAGCTTCCGTCGCACGGTATGCGAAACAAAAGGCGTCTGGTTCGCCCTGGCGGGCATTCCCTGTCTGCTGGGTTTCTTTCTGCCCGCCAGTTTGTGCATGCCGGTGCTGGAGCGGATGCCAGCGTACTGCCTGATTTCCCAGGATGTGGTGTGGGAGGCAGGGCCTTTGCAGGACTCGTCGCAGGATCGGCAGCTGTTTACCCTGAGGCTGGAGTCGGGCGACAAACCGTACCCTCAGTTCGCCCGCGGAAACCTGACCTGGCTGGACGGCTATCAGGCCCGTATTCTGCAGCTGGAGTTTCAGCCCCTGGTGGATCCCGACGCTTACCCCGGATCTTCCAAAGCCCTCACGATCGATCTCCTGAGGCAGCATTTAGCGGGGGACATTCTGGCCGAGAGGGAGCAAGACGCGATCGCCAGCGACATTTGGCTGCTGTTGCAGCGCGTTGAGGCAGGGCAGCCTGTCGCGTGTCAGCTGGGCGAGGTGGGGCCCGTGATTTCGCAGATCGACAATCACTGGAATTATTACCTGGGTGGTCTGGTCTGGATGGTCGGGGTGCTGGTTCTTTTCCTGGTCGTCGGCTATTACACGGTAAAGCGAACCACCCAGATGGACGCACGATTTGATCACGAATAACGTGCTTGTTCGATTGCCGAGTCGTCGGCGATTGACCCGCCGTGCAGGCAGCCGCATTTCCTTCCCGAGCCCAAAACCGATGCCTTCTGACCCCGACGCTTTTGTCCAGCAATTGCCCGGCTTGCTGCGCAATCTGGCCGATCCGACCACGCCGCATACGGTTGCAGAACTCTGGTGCAGGATTTCGGCGTTTGATTGGGATCGCAGTGCGCCGGTGCTGCTGGGGGAGCTTCAGACGGGGCCCGCTCCCGTGCAGTGCCTGGTCATGGAGGTCCTGGTTGAAGAAGCGGAGCTAAACGGCGACGCCGGACTGCTTGCGTTTCTGGCGCCGGTCAGGCAGCTTCTGGAGCATCCGGATCGCCTGGTCCGCGGAGCCGCGATTGGCGTCGTGCGCAGCCTGAGTACGCTTGATCAGGAAACGATCGAGGCGCTGCGGCGCAGGGCGGCCGAGGATGAATTGCTGCTCGCCCGGGAGGCGTTGCTGGCGCTGATCGAACAGGACGACGCCATGGTGGAGGAGTTTGCCCGGTGGTTGGGGGAATCTTCGTGGTAGCGATGCGTCGGCGGAAGCGGGGGGAGCGAAGGGCGCCTGTGCCGCTTCGCTGTTACAGTAAGCGTCGCCCTTTACTCTCGGAGCGGAGAGTCGATTGCACGCGACGGGACGCTGCAGGAACTGGAACTGAGGGAAACCAGGCTGGGGCTGCAGCAGCCGGACTGGGCGTAGAGCTCGTCCTTGGCGTCGGACTGCAGCACCACGAAGACTTCCCACTTGTGGCCGTCGGGATCAACAACCCAGACCTTGTCCTGCACGGCGTAGCAGCAGGTGGTGGCCTCTTCGGTCAGCGTTTCCCTGCCAGCCTCGCGGAACCGTTCCAGCGCCGCATGCACGGCGGCGACCGTTTTCACTTGTACGCCAAAGTGGGCTGAACCGCCGGCGACCGCGATTGGCTCGTCGATCTGGTTCAGTGACAGATTGACGGAAGGATCGGTCGGCTCAAACTTCGCATAGCGGGGTCGTTCTTTGCTGGGACCGGTCCCCAGCAGTAAGGTGTAAAACGCCTTGGACCGTTCTACATCGGACACGTTCAAGGCGACATGCAATCGGAACTGGCCGGGGAAATCAACAGCGGATTCAGGCGTCATCAGGGAGTCTCCAGGCGTGCGGCGGTTTTTGGTTTGTTCGGTTTGGTGGTTCGTAAGTCGGGTAACCATGATATCGACCACAGACGTCAAATGGCTTAATGGCAATTTTGCCATGAGTGAGAGAAAAAAATTAGCGGATGGCGTCTTGCCGGCAGGACAGGTCGGCGGACAGCACCGATTCCATACAGGAGAAGAATCCGCCCAGGCAGTCGCACTGCAGGCGGTAATAGCTGAGTGAGCCTTCTTTTCGCACGGACACCATGCCGACGTCTTTTAAAATGGCCAGGTGTTTAGAAACGGTGGACTGGTCGGCGCCGACTTTCTGTGTGAGCTCGCCCACGCAGTACTCTTGCTGCTGCAGCAGGTCGAGCATCAGCAACCGGCTGGGATGCGCCAAAGCCTTGGCGATTTTGGCGCGGGCTTCGTACCGACGTTGGTCCTGTTCTTTCATGGCCATATCGCCATTATTGCGATGCGTCCCTGGCGAGGCAAGGCGAGTTCCGATCGGCGCGGCGTCACTCGGGCTGACCGGGAAAGGGGTGATTGCTTTGCGCCTGGGCCAGCAGCGGGGCGACTTCGGCGGGCGGAATTTCCCGGGCGGCCTGGAAGCCGGCGGCCGACAGGGAGAACTCAGCGTTCAAATGGTGCAGCAGCAGTCCCGCGGCGCATAGCTGCCGAAAGCCTTCCAGGAAGCGGGCGCTGAGTTCCGGGTCGTCCGCTGCGCGGAAGGCGATCAGTTCTTCCGGCGCACGCTCCACATAGACGGCCAGGAACCGCTGGGAGGCGACGAAAGCATTGTTGACAACCTTCAGCTCCAGCACGCCCCGCTCGCGGGCGGCGGAAAGCAAGGTGCGGGCCTCGGGCGACAACGCGGGCAGCGCATCAGGTGCGGCGGGCGATTCGCGCAGCAAGGCCAGCGCACACAGGCGTGCGAGTGCGATGATGGTCGGCGCTCCAAACGCCATCGTCCCCCAACTCTCGGCCAGGTGATCGTCGCCCGGGTGTAACGGCAGCAAGGTCATCGGAAGGTCTGCGGGAAGGAAGATCTTCAGGGTAGAGCAAGGAGCAAAGCGACGAACGAATGACGAACGTCCGCCCGATCGCGCGTCAGGTATCAAGGCGAACGCTACGCCCGACGGATGCGGAGCAGGTTCCGCCATTGGCCCAGGTGTTCGGCCGTTTCCTGACCGATGGAGTTGGGGCGATTGGCGCAGACGACCAAACCGAGCAGCAGGGCGTGCCCGCCCGTTTCAAAGCGGCCGGCAACGGCGCTATAGGCGGTTCCTTTCCCCTGGTCGCCGGGCAGTTTGGCGTTGCTGAAAAAGGTTTGCGAAAAGCCGTTGGAGCTAAGCTGGGCGGGCCAGCGGACCGTTTCGGGCTGGTCCCGGCGGATGATCTCTTCCAGACCCGGCAGCAGGTTCTCGAGCAGGCTGGGCAGGAAATCACCGGACGGAGCCACCTGTACCCGGCCCGACGAGGCCACCACGATCAGCGTGATTTTGACCGGCGTGCCGTGCAGTTCCAGGCAAGGGTTTTCTCCGGCCGCAGGACCTTCCGCCGGAAGCGATTCCAGCTGTAACGGCGGCGGCGGCTCCAGCGCCAGAATCGGTTCCTGGCGACGCCGGAACAGGCGACGCAGCAGCACGCCCAGCACCACGATCAGCAGCAAGGCGCCAATCGCGACGCCGACCACGATCAATAGATTCCAGGGGATGAAAAGCTCAGGCGATTCCGGCACGAAGCAGGGCTCCTCCGAACGGTCAGTCGGTCAGCGAAAAACAGGGACAGACGCAGTCCAGGTTCCCGTCCCGGTACAAGTCCTGGCGCAACGGTCAGGGGCGAACGGTGCGAATCACATCGCCTCCGTAGGCGGCATGTTCCCGCAGGGCGACTTCGCCGGCGCCGCGCGCCGCGGCGCGAAAGAATTCGTCGGGAGTTTGCACGCGCTGCCCGCCGACATGGCTGATGAATGTATACGGCCGCACGCCTGCTTTCCAGGCCAGCGAGTCGGGGGCCACCTGCGTCACGACCACGCAGCCCTGATCGTCGATCGCTTCGGCCCGGGTGGCCAGCACTTCCGGCGGGATGGCGGTCGAGTCGTCGACCTGCATGCCCCGCCATGCAGGTTTCTCCACACTGGAGAAAGCCGGACGGTCGGCGGCGATGTACTTTTTGGACAGTTTGATCGGCAGGCTCCGCTCGGCTCCGCCGCGCTGCACGCGCAAGACCACCTGATCGCCAGCGGTCTGCCCGCCTACGGCCAGCATCAGGTCGTCCCGTCCATAGATGGGTTGTTCGTTGACATGTGTAATGATGTCATCCAGCCGCAAGCCGCCGCGGGAGGCGGGCGTACCGTCCACCAGGGAAGTCACCCGGGCGCCAAAGCGTCCCTGGGCGCGCTCGTGCGGGGGCCGGTCAGAAGGTCCGATACCCAGGAAGCCGAATTCAGGCTGACGTCCCTGCTTGAGTGATTCGACCGCGTTCTTGAGAGTTTGATTGACCGGATAGGCCAGGCCGCCTGATCTTTCGTAACCGGACAACATGGCCAGCGAGGTGGTGACTCCGACCAGTTCGCCGCGGAGGTTGATCAGGGCGCCGCCGCTGGAGCCAAAGTTGACGCGAGCGTCGACCTGGATCAGGTCGCCGTAATAGTGCAGGTTTTCTTTGCTGGCGTCGTGCGTCTTGAGATCGGCCGCGGGGCGTATGCTGCGGTTCAAGTTGGACACAATGCCCCAGCTGGCGCTGGCTTCTCCGTGCCGGGCGATGCCGTACGGATTCCCCAGGGCAATCACAATGTGGCCTTTCTTCAGGGTGTCGGCGGAGCCAAAGGTGATCGGCTGCAGGTCTTCCGCTTCAATCTTGAGTACGGCCAGGTCGGTCACGGGATCACCCGCTTTGGCGACGGCCTTCACGACGGCCTTGAAGGGGCGTTGCTGCGTCCACACGTAGAACGAGTAGTTCTCCCAGTCACGCACCACATGCATGCAAGTGAGGATGTGGCCTTCCTTGTCCAGGATCAGCCCGGAGCCGAATTCATTGGGGATGAAATCGGTGCTCAGCGGGTCGCTCAGGTCGTCGCGCATCCGCTTTTTGCTGACGCGGGCGATCGCCACCACCGACGGCTCTGCTTTGGCGATCGCATCGGCCAGCACGTTCTGCAGGGTCAGCGCCGCCTGCAGTTCGTTCGTTTCTTGTCCCCAGGCGACTTGCGCCAGGAAGCAGTCGGACACCAACAGGCAGGCCGCCAGCAATACGGCGACGCTCCGACCGGAACGGCAGGAAGAAAGGAGGGGTTGCCTGTGGCTCATGGAAGGGGCCTCGATGTAGGGGCAATGCAACCCTCGACGTCTGGCGCGGGAAGGTTGCGGATATGCGTTCATCATAACGGGCTTGGGGGCGCAGGGAAACGATGAACCCTCTGCGTGCGCCCAGATGCCGGGCGGGACGCGCCCGCTGCGACGGTCGGGAAAAACGTGACGGCGCGTTGCCACGTTGAAGTTCGGGATGTCCCTTCCACCAGCCCCTGGTCAGGGACGCGCAGAGGTGTTTTCGGCCTTGGCGCGGCGTGCGGCAAAATAGTCGCTCACCTCTTGCAGCTGTTTGGCGAAGAAAGCGGCGTCTTCGGTCTTCATTTCCCGTAACGCGGCCTGGGCCGCGGCCAGACGCTTTGCCCCCTGATCCGCCAGTGCGGGCTGAGCCTGCTCGGCCATGCCCTGGTAGCCCAGGACCATTTGCGCATAGTCGGGCTTGTCGGCGGCGTTAAACTTGGCGATGGCGTACTCAAACTGTTCCACCGCGGCTGCGTGCTGGCCGAGCGCCAGGTGATGGGCGCCAATCAACCAGTAAGCGTTCCCCAGCTTGTCGGGCTCATGTTTCAGTTCGCGAGTCAGCCGCAGGTGGAAGCGGGCCGTATCCAAAGCCGTCAGGCTGTCGGAGCGGGTGACCACGGCGCCTTCGTTCCAGCCGGGCCAGGCGTTGACCGACACGTTAAAGGCAATCGTTTTCGCCTGGCTGCGCATTTTGCCGGCGAATTCCGGGTTGCCGTCGTCGGCTTCGGCCGCCCGGTCGAGGCAGTAACGAATGCCGGCCCGACCGATCAACAGCATGCCGGCGACATCTTTTCGTTTGCCGTACAGATCGCGGACCAGATTGGAGTACGCAAGGCCCGACTCCTCCGGTTCGTCGAGCGATTCGACCAGGTCCATCGCCGCGAAGGAGTCGGACTGTTCCAGCAGGAGAACAACCTTCTCCAGCATTTCCGTCCGCGAAGGATGAGGATGCGCGTTCAAAGCAGCAACTCCCAGGAGACACCCCGCAGCAGACAGTATCAGTCTTTGCAGCCAGACAGCCATACGAGGGGATCACACCATTTACGAGGGAAAGGAGCGGCCCTGCCTGCCAGCCCGCAGGCCCCTGCAGATCTTTGGGGGAGGACCGCGGAAACAGGCAATTGACACGGTGCTATTGACGCAGGAGCTGGATCATTCGCAGCCGCTCTTCTTCCAGCGGGAACGCCTGGTAAGAAGTGAGCGATTCGGCCTTGGCCTGCATGCCGCGGGTGCGGGTCGAGGAAGGAATCGTGGTGCGGACCGGCTTGTTCTCCTGGCGATTCAGGTTCTTCTCGGTCCGGTTCAGGGATTCCTGGCGCGAATTAGCCTGGTTCACTTGTCCCTGGAACTGGGCGCCGACGATCGCCTTTTGTTGCATCAGTCGCTGGTATTCCGCATTCAAGCGGGCCGCTTCAAATTCATAGGGGCGAAGGAAATCGCGTTCGCGTCGCAGCTGAATGATGATGGCGTCGGTCTGGCCCAGCAAGGACTCTTTCAGGACGGGATCCTGGATGCGGGCCGCCTGGGCAATCACATCGTTGTGCTGCAGCTGCAGGCTGTTAATACGTGCCTGGATCGGACCGACCGCCAGTCGCAACTGCTGCAGTTGCTGCTGCAGCGGGGCAAAACCTTTATCAATGGCGGCGGCGGCATCGGTGGCCGTTTTCTGGGCGTCGCTCAGGCTGGTTTCGATCTGATCCCGCTCGGTTGCGACCCGATCCCGTTCGTTGGCGACAAAGTTGGCGTCGTTTTCCGCGCGTTCCGTGGCGGCCGTTTCGTCGTCGGCCCGGGAGGCTTCGATTTCGGCCAGATACTTTTCATGTTCTTCAATCACCTCGCGGCGGCCCTGCTGGAACTGGGTGAGATAATCGCCCTGCAGACGCGCCTCGATCTGCGCCGCGGCCTCGCCGGCGGGCGGATGCTCGCCGGGCGACGCCATGTACTCACAGAGTCGGCCCATCCAAAGGGCCGACAACTGCAGCTCCCGGTCAATTTCTGAATTGGCGGCCCGTTCGGGGAACAGCAGCGTCAGCTGTTTCATCTGGGCGATCGCATGGTCGCGATTCTTGCGATAGGTCAACAGCCAGAACTTGGCTCGCCAGGCGGCCAGATTGGTCCGTTCCCGCGTCGTGGCCGCATCGAGCCGAGCCAGGGCCTCGTCGTACTTACGGGCTTTCATGGCTGCCAGCGCAATAACGTATTCGGCCCGTGGGTCGGTTTCGGCGCCCGCCGAAAGCACGGCGTCGACTGAGTCCGCTTCCAGGAATGCCGCCAGCTCCAGGGCGGAAGGCGACGCTGCCGAGACGGTTCCCAGCGGAATCAGCCCCACGGCAACGGCGAAAGCCGCCCAGCATAAAGGACGTAGCAAAGTGCGAAAGGCAAAGGTTGCCATCGTAAAATCCTTGGAACGATCGTAACAAAAAGAGCGACCCGCAAATTGCGAATCACCAGACTCCCGTCGCAAATTGCCAGGCCAGGGAAACTCAAGCGGGTGAAGCTCAAACTTTCCAGAACCCCGGCGCCCCCGATTGCGCGGAGCCAGCGTAACCTTCTTAGTATAACGCGCTCTGGCAGGGGAATTCCAATGGAATTCAGGAGACGTCGTCGAACCACTCGTCGGCGGGATCGAATTTAGGGATCACGAAGTTCAGAATCCGCATTTTTCCGATCGCCCGATGCCGCACTCCCGGCGGAATCAGAATCGCCATCCCCGGTTTAAGCGGAACGACCTGCTCGTCCAGCTGCAGGGCCGCGTCGTCGCCGCACTCCAGAATGTAATAGGTCTCGGTCAGCCGTTTGTGGTAATGGGTCCGCGCTTCGGTTGAGATCTCCGTCAGATGCAGCGTCGCTGGGTAGTCGGACACTTCCCCAAATCCCCGCCTCGCAATCCCGCAAGGGCACGGCACGCCGGGAATCTCTGCGAAGTCGACAATCTGAAAAGTGGGCTGGGGGCGATTGCTCATGGTTTTTCTTACGAAAGGCAGGCAGCCCTTTCGAATTCCTCAGCAGGGGGGTACAATAACCATAGACGGTTCCATTATCATAAGTTAAATAACCCGCCACCACTGCGCCTGCCCTACTTCCTTCCCAGTCCTTCATTTCGGCAAACTGCCCTCCATGTGCAACATGCCGCAGCGACGACAGGGAACCTTTCCACCAGGGCGCAGCAATTGGGCGTGATCTTGAGCGGCTGTTTTGTCAATCGACTTCCCCCTGACCCACCTTGCCATGACCTACATGAATTATTTCAGGAATGCCGGTTTTCTCCTGGCAGCATTTTCCGCGCTAGTGTTATCCGGTTGTGTGGGACGTCCCGCCGAACCGGCTGCCCAGCGTCAATCGGATAAAGAGGACGCGGATGGGGGGAAAACTTCGACGCGCGGCGTTGCCGTGCCTCCCAAGCCCGACTGGAAAGCTTTTCTGCAGCCGTCCGGGATTACCATTCCCTATCACCAGTCGGTCGCCGTCACGGCCCCTGGCGCTATGCCGCAAGGGATCGCCCGCAATGTAACCAGCCCCGGCGGCGCCTACGGCCCCAACCCGGGCAACGGTTCGGCGCCCGGCTTTGCCTACGGTCCGCTGCCCGGCAACACGTCGGCCCCCGGTTATGCCTACGGCCCGCTGCCTGGCAACACGTCGGCCCCGGGTTATGCTTATGGCCCGCTGCCCGGCAACACGTCGGCCCCCGGTTATGCTTATGGCCCGCTGCCCGGCAACACGTCGGCCCCCGGTTATCGCGGTCTGCCGATCGCCCCCGGTTATCGCGGATTGCCGAATACCTCGGCTCCTGGCTATCGCCAGCCTTATGGTCCGGCCCCGGGCAACACCACGGCTCCCGGCCTGAGGGGCGGTTTGCCGACGCGTTTCTCGCCGTCCAATCCGAACACCACGGCCCCGCGTTTCCCCGCGCCGCGTCGTTCCGGCAGTTACTCGGTGCCGCGTGCCTTTGAAGTCGGCAGCCTGCCGACGCAGAACTTGACCGGCGCCTATGCGGCCGAAGCCGGCAAAGCGGACCCGAAAGACTGGGTCAACTGGCGCGGCCCGCATTACAACAGCAAGTCCGACGAAACGGGCCTGCCCGATACGCTTGATCCCGAAGGCCCCGATCTGCTCTGGCGCAACACCGAACTGCGCGGCCGCAGCACGCCGATCGTCATGAACGGCCGTCTGTACACCATGAACCGCAATAAGCCGGAAACCAGCGAAGAAGGCGAACGCGTCCTGTGCGCCGATGCCGTCACCGGCGAAATCCTGTGGGAAAACGCCTTCAACGTCTGGCTGTCGGACGTACCCGATACGCGTGTCGGCTGGTCCTCGGTCGTCGGCGATCCGGAAACCGATTATGTCTACGCCCTGGGCGTTTGCGGCTATTTCCAGTGCATCGAAGGCGCCACAGGCAAAACGGTCTGGTCGGTCCCGATGCACGAGCATTTCGGCCTGCTCAGCACCTACGGCGGACGCACCAACTACCCGATCATTGTGGACGATCTGGTGATCGTCAGTGCAATTGTCATCGGCTGGGGCGACCAGGCCAAACCGGCCCACCGCTTTGTCGCTTTTGACAAAAAGACAGGCGACGTGGTCTGGTACAACGGCACGGCCCCCCTGCCCGACGACACCACGTACAGCAGCCCTGCCTTGACCGTGGTCAACGGCGAAAAGCAGATGGTGTTTGGCTCTGGCGACGGCAGCGTCTGGAGTTTCCAGCCCCGCACCGGCAAACGTCTGTGGTTCTACGAATTTGCCCGTCGCGGGTTGAACGTCGCCCCGATTGTCGCCAACGGCATCGTCTATACGAACCAGGCCGAAGAGAACATTGTGCCCCCCGACTTCCCGCCGACGATGGGCGGCGTGGTCGCACTGGATCCGTCCGCCAAGGGGAAAACAACGCCGATCTGGCGAAACGAAGAAATCGTCGCCGGCCGCGCCTCGCCGCTGGAAATCGACGGACGTATCTACATCTTCGACGACCGCGCCAAAGCCTGGGTGTACGACGCCAAAACGGGCAAGGAAATCATGGGGAAAAAAGCCCTCGGCACCGTGATGCAGGCGAACGCCTTGTACGCCGACGGTCGGATTTACCTGTGGACCTCCGGCGGTCGCTGGTACGTGCTGACGCCGACCGAAAAAGGCTTTGACATCGACGAGAAAGGCCGCTTCCCGCAGGGGGAAGAGTGCATCTCCTCGCCGATTGTGTCGCATGGCCGGATCTACCTGCAGACGACCGAAGCGATGTATTGCCTGGAAGATAAAACCAAAGAGCACGGCCTGGCGGAAGCCCCGGCCGAGCCGGAAGAAACGCCGATCGAAAAGGACATGACCCCGGCCCAGATCCAGATTGTGCCGGCCGAAGTGTTGATGAAGCCCAGCGAAAGCCAGGCCTTTACCGTCCGCGTGTTCAATGCGAACGGCCAGCTGCTCTCCAAAACGAGCGATGAAGCGACCTTCACCGTCGAAGGCGCCGGCCAGGTCGATGCCGACGGCGTGTTCCACCCGGCCGCTGATTCGGGCCATACGGCCGCTTATGTAACGGCCAAAGTGGGCGAACTGTCCAGCACCAGCCGCATCCGAATTGTGCCGGAATTGCCCTGGAAATTCGACTTCACCGGCAAAAAAGAGCCGCCCGTCACTTGGGTCGGCGCTCGCTATCGCCATATCATTCGCAACGTCGACGGCAACGACATGATGGTCAAAATCACGACCATCCCCAAAGGCACCCGCAGCCGGGCCTGGTTTGGCCAGTCGGACCTCCACGACTACACCATCCAGGCCGACGTCAAGGGCTCCATCACCGACGGCAAAATGCCTGACATCGGCCTGATTGCCCAGGGCTACAAGCTCGACCTGCAGGGCGCCAGCCAGATCCTGCAGATTCGTGCCTGGGATCCCCAGCTGCGGATGGCCCGCCAGGTTGACTTGGACTGGAAACCCGACACCTGGTACACCATGAAATTCCGCGCCGAGACCGCTGACGGCAAGGCCATTCTGAAGGGAAAAATCTGGCCCAAAGGTCAGCCCGAACCCCAGGAATGGACCGTAGAAGCAGAAGACAAGTCGCCGCAAATGACCGGCAGCCCCGGCCTGTACGGTAACGCCAAGGATGCGGAAATTTTCCTGGACAATATCACTGTCACCGAGAACTAGACGTCGCCAGCGGGTCCTTGCCGCGTGTGCGATCGCCCACCTGAATCTAACCCCACCCAAAAATACGGAGAGACTCCTTCCGATGAAGACGAACCATACCGCCTGGGCGATGATGCTGTTGTCGCTCACGCTGGGGGCCGGAACCACCTCGTTAATTTCCGGTTGCCAGGAACCCGGCCCGGTCGCGGCAGCCGACAAAGACGACAAGAAAACCGACAAGGACGCCAGCGACGATAAGGCCGACGACAAGGCCGACGAAGCTGCCGACGACAAGCAGGAAGAGAAGCCTGCGACCGACAACAAAGAAGCCGATAAACCGGTCGACGCTGCTCCTGAAGGGAAACCGGCCGACACCAAAGAAGCCGACAAACCGGCCGACAAGCCGGCCGACAAGCCGTCCGACAAACCGGCCGACAAGCCGGCCGACAAGCCGGCCGACAACAAAGAAGCCGACAAACCGGCTGAAGACCAGGTCGCAGTTGCCGATTCGGCCGTCGCGACGGCGGCTCCGGCGAAACCCACCGGCGACGGCACCGATCCCAAGGCGAACGCTCCGGTCAAAGCGGGCGACTGGCCGATGTGGGGCGGCACCACCTATCGCAATAACACGCCGGACGCCACCAACGTTCCCACCGAC is part of the Lignipirellula cremea genome and encodes:
- a CDS encoding HEAT repeat domain-containing protein; the encoded protein is MPSDPDAFVQQLPGLLRNLADPTTPHTVAELWCRISAFDWDRSAPVLLGELQTGPAPVQCLVMEVLVEEAELNGDAGLLAFLAPVRQLLEHPDRLVRGAAIGVVRSLSTLDQETIEALRRRAAEDELLLAREALLALIEQDDAMVEEFARWLGESSW
- a CDS encoding ArsI/CadI family heavy metal resistance metalloenzyme — protein: MTPESAVDFPGQFRLHVALNVSDVERSKAFYTLLLGTGPSKERPRYAKFEPTDPSVNLSLNQIDEPIAVAGGSAHFGVQVKTVAAVHAALERFREAGRETLTEEATTCCYAVQDKVWVVDPDGHKWEVFVVLQSDAKDELYAQSGCCSPSLVSLSSSSCSVPSRAIDSPLRE
- a CDS encoding ArsR/SmtB family transcription factor, whose translation is MKEQDQRRYEARAKIAKALAHPSRLLMLDLLQQQEYCVGELTQKVGADQSTVSKHLAILKDVGMVSVRKEGSLSYYRLQCDCLGGFFSCMESVLSADLSCRQDAIR
- a CDS encoding trypsin-like peptidase domain-containing protein; protein product: MSHRQPLLSSCRSGRSVAVLLAACLLVSDCFLAQVAWGQETNELQAALTLQNVLADAIAKAEPSVVAIARVSKKRMRDDLSDPLSTDFIPNEFGSGLILDKEGHILTCMHVVRDWENYSFYVWTQQRPFKAVVKAVAKAGDPVTDLAVLKIEAEDLQPITFGSADTLKKGHIVIALGNPYGIARHGEASASWGIVSNLNRSIRPAADLKTHDASKENLHYYGDLIQVDARVNFGSSGGALINLRGELVGVTTSLAMLSGYERSGGLAYPVNQTLKNAVESLKQGRQPEFGFLGIGPSDRPPHERAQGRFGARVTSLVDGTPASRGGLRLDDIITHVNEQPIYGRDDLMLAVGGQTAGDQVVLRVQRGGAERSLPIKLSKKYIAADRPAFSSVEKPAWRGMQVDDSTAIPPEVLATRAEAIDDQGCVVVTQVAPDSLAWKAGVRPYTFISHVGGQRVQTPDEFFRAAARGAGEVALREHAAYGGDVIRTVRP
- a CDS encoding cupin domain-containing protein, with the protein product MSNRPQPTFQIVDFAEIPGVPCPCGIARRGFGEVSDYPATLHLTEISTEARTHYHKRLTETYYILECGDDAALQLDEQVVPLKPGMAILIPPGVRHRAIGKMRILNFVIPKFDPADEWFDDVS
- a CDS encoding outer membrane protein assembly factor BamB family protein, whose product is MPPKPDWKAFLQPSGITIPYHQSVAVTAPGAMPQGIARNVTSPGGAYGPNPGNGSAPGFAYGPLPGNTSAPGYAYGPLPGNTSAPGYAYGPLPGNTSAPGYAYGPLPGNTSAPGYRGLPIAPGYRGLPNTSAPGYRQPYGPAPGNTTAPGLRGGLPTRFSPSNPNTTAPRFPAPRRSGSYSVPRAFEVGSLPTQNLTGAYAAEAGKADPKDWVNWRGPHYNSKSDETGLPDTLDPEGPDLLWRNTELRGRSTPIVMNGRLYTMNRNKPETSEEGERVLCADAVTGEILWENAFNVWLSDVPDTRVGWSSVVGDPETDYVYALGVCGYFQCIEGATGKTVWSVPMHEHFGLLSTYGGRTNYPIIVDDLVIVSAIVIGWGDQAKPAHRFVAFDKKTGDVVWYNGTAPLPDDTTYSSPALTVVNGEKQMVFGSGDGSVWSFQPRTGKRLWFYEFARRGLNVAPIVANGIVYTNQAEENIVPPDFPPTMGGVVALDPSAKGKTTPIWRNEEIVAGRASPLEIDGRIYIFDDRAKAWVYDAKTGKEIMGKKALGTVMQANALYADGRIYLWTSGGRWYVLTPTEKGFDIDEKGRFPQGEECISSPIVSHGRIYLQTTEAMYCLEDKTKEHGLAEAPAEPEETPIEKDMTPAQIQIVPAEVLMKPSESQAFTVRVFNANGQLLSKTSDEATFTVEGAGQVDADGVFHPAADSGHTAAYVTAKVGELSSTSRIRIVPELPWKFDFTGKKEPPVTWVGARYRHIIRNVDGNDMMVKITTIPKGTRSRAWFGQSDLHDYTIQADVKGSITDGKMPDIGLIAQGYKLDLQGASQILQIRAWDPQLRMARQVDLDWKPDTWYTMKFRAETADGKAILKGKIWPKGQPEPQEWTVEAEDKSPQMTGSPGLYGNAKDAEIFLDNITVTEN